In Callospermophilus lateralis isolate mCalLat2 chromosome 4, mCalLat2.hap1, whole genome shotgun sequence, one genomic interval encodes:
- the Mgp gene encoding matrix Gla protein — MKSLLLLTIVAALAVATLCYESHESMESYEINPFINRRNANTFMSPQQRWRAKAQERVRERSKPAYEINREACDDFRLCERYALMYGYNAAYNRYFRQRRGTK; from the exons ATGAAGAGCCTGCTGCTTCTCACCATTGTGGCTGCCTTAGCGGTGGCAACTTTGTGTTATG aaTCCCATGAAAGCATGGAATCCTATGAAATTA atcCCTTCATTAACAGAAGGAACGCTAACACCTTTATGTCCCCACAGCAGAGATGGAGAGCTAAAGCCCAAGAAAG GGTCCGAGAGCGCAGCAAGCCTGCCTATGAGATCAATCGGGAAGCCTGTGACGACTTCCGACTGTGCGAACGCTATGCCCTGATGTACGGGTACAATGCTGCCTACAATCGCTACTTTAGACAGCGTCGAGGGACCAAATGA